From the genome of Herpetosiphonaceae bacterium:
GGATCTGCGGATCGGCCTCCGTGCCCTGCTGCATGATCCCCCGGATACGCTGCCGCTCGGCCTTATTCGTGCCCTCCAGCTCCGCCAGCAGTTGCTTCGCGCGCTGGACCACCGCTTTAGGAATGCCGGCCAGCTCGGCAACATGCACGCCGTAGGAGCGATCGGCAGCGCCCGGCACGATCTTGTGCAGAAAGACGACATGCCCATCGGCCTCGGTGACTTGCACGCTATAGTTGCGCACGCGCGGCAACACCTGGGCCAACTCCGTCAGCTCGTGATAGTGCGTCGCAAACAGCGTGCGCCCGCCCAGGCGTGGATTGTTGTGGATGTACTCGACGACCGAGCGAGCGATTGCCAGGCCGTCGTAGGTGCTGGTGCCGCGCCCGATCTCATCCAGCACGATCAGGCTGCTGCGGGTGCTCTGCGCCAGAATACTGGCAGTCTCGGTCATCTCGACCATGAACGTGCTCTGGCCGGTGGCAATATCATCCTGCGCGCCGATGCGGGTAAAGATACGATCGACCAGGCCGATCTCGGCTACGTCGGCGGGCACCCACGCGCCGATCTGCGCCAGCAGCACAATCAGGGCTACCTGCCGCAGGTACGTGCTCTTGCCGCTCATGTTCGGCCCGGTGATCACCAGGATCTGTGTGCTGGCGGCGTCCATCTCGACATCATTGGCGACAAACGGCTGATCCAGCGTTTGCTCGACGACCGGATGCCGACCGCCCTCGATGCGCAGGATCGGCTCCTCGGCCAGCATCGGGCAGGTGTAGCGTCCGCGCACCGCGACATCGGCCAGCGCTGCGTATACGTCGAGCTCGGCCAGGCCACGGGCGGTGGTCAGCAGGCGCGGCGCTTGCTGCGCGGCCATCTGGAGCACGCGCTTGAAGGCGTCGCGCTCAAGCTCGTTGAGCTTCTGCTCGGCCAGCAGCAGGATCGTCTCGTACTCGTCCAGCTCAGCGGTGCGGTAGCGCTCGGCTCCGACCAGCGTTTGCTTGCGGATGTACTCCGGCGGGATCTGCGACTCAGGCACAGCCTTGGAGATCTCAATGTACCAGTTGAAGTTTTTGTTATAGCCGACTTTGAGCGACTTGATCCCGGTGCGCTCGATCTCGCGGCGCTCAAGATCGTTCATCCACTGGCGGGCCTCGCTGCTGCGCTGAAGCAGCTCCTCGATCGCCGGGTCGAAGCCGCGCCGGATCACGTTCTCCGCGTCTTTGGGATTCCAGCCGCCCAGCAGCGCCGGTGGATTGTCTGCGACTGAGCGCTCAAGCAGCTTGCAAATATCGCCGCATGTGTCGAGCACATGCTTGGTCGAAGCGGGCTGCGGCTCGGCCTGATCGATGCCGTCGTCGAACAGCTCATCATCGATCGCAAATGTATTATCGGGCGCGGCCTCGGCAATGCCCGTCTCGATCGGCTTGATCTGCGCGCTGCCCAGGAGCGTCAGCAGCTCCGGCAGCGCCTGAAGCGCCTCGCGCAGCCGGACGAGATCGCGCGGCAGCGCGACGCCCTGCACCACACGGTTGATCGTGCGCTCCATGTCGCCGATGTTTTTGAGCCGGGCACGAACCTCGGCGCGCAACAGCGCATCGTCGACGAAGCGTTTGACCGCCTGCTGACGCTGCTGCAAGCGGGCAATGTCCAGTAGCGGCTGCGAGATCCAGCGGCGCAGCAGGCGCGCGCCCATGGGCGTGCGCGTCTGGTCGAGCACATCGATCAGCGAGCCATGCTTGCGGCCCGTCGCGCTTTCGAGCAATTCCAGGTTGCGCCGGGTCTGGGGGTCCAGAAACATGAAATCTTCGACGC
Proteins encoded in this window:
- the mutS gene encoding DNA mismatch repair protein MutS, translating into MTTSNEQLTPMMRQYRQIKAQYPDTILFWRLGDFYETFEDDAKLLAATLDVTLTRRSNATKSGDGVPMAGVPYHAVENYVQRLLQLGYRVAIAEQTSPTEAMQTDTRAKSVYQRSDLMRDRASQKGMVDREVVRVLTPGTLFEPALMDARSNNYLVAVIMERGRVGLAYTDISTGELAATELEGAKALLRLEGEITRLHPAEILVSDDERCRPEMLQPKNARLAQDLQPMHRDERERLLPHERVARKVDGQQATGEWVQGRVTPWAAWHWDMQTTRDALKQQFGSASLQGFGLSDKPLATRAAGAMLQYLSETQRTAAAQLTGVRCYSVEDFMFLDPQTRRNLELLESATGRKHGSLIDVLDQTRTPMGARLLRRWISQPLLDIARLQQRQQAVKRFVDDALLRAEVRARLKNIGDMERTINRVVQGVALPRDLVRLREALQALPELLTLLGSAQIKPIETGIAEAAPDNTFAIDDELFDDGIDQAEPQPASTKHVLDTCGDICKLLERSVADNPPALLGGWNPKDAENVIRRGFDPAIEELLQRSSEARQWMNDLERREIERTGIKSLKVGYNKNFNWYIEISKAVPESQIPPEYIRKQTLVGAERYRTAELDEYETILLLAEQKLNELERDAFKRVLQMAAQQAPRLLTTARGLAELDVYAALADVAVRGRYTCPMLAEEPILRIEGGRHPVVEQTLDQPFVANDVEMDAASTQILVITGPNMSGKSTYLRQVALIVLLAQIGAWVPADVAEIGLVDRIFTRIGAQDDIATGQSTFMVEMTETASILAQSTRSSLIVLDEIGRGTSTYDGLAIARSVVEYIHNNPRLGGRTLFATHYHELTELAQVLPRVRNYSVQVTEADGHVVFLHKIVPGAADRSYGVHVAELAGIPKAVVQRAKQLLAELEGTNKAERQRIRGIMQQGTEADPQIQLSLFAASVEHPVVEALRDLHVEELTPIEALTLLYDLQRQARLAANPQPTD